Proteins from one Stenotrophomonas aracearum genomic window:
- a CDS encoding type I restriction endonuclease, protein MSVNHGRFGVRHSALGWLRRLGWNYLEARELGPLRGLPESTLLENRLLPWLRRFRFERHGELLPLSPEGIHEIISAVDTCCHSLDWEASSATAHRLLVEGARTVQQLPDGSRTEVLVPLIDWEHVQRNHWDMADAEPYPDPLDPDIRELVGYVNGIPLVVLACVERDREKRWGTVAAGISHLWRGKTAFVSHRPALHAQLLLCLDRRGGCYASVGTPAHGWMRWREHGWSRERVDQLRERPVPFAEVTLDPPWAAHAELLQGVLGPARFLQLLRGFLHTGAHGRRYVARPGQFFAVQHALQALRSRDFEGRRGGGQLCLAAGSGLQRARYWLLHALRADPEFEGLRILLPVARPTPTPQDHKRRSGPQAADQLTEFLAGHASSPHEVPLRVFRGWGRKAAPPTAAADAGTEILLLVDANFWESPPALLRRLRRCLPRSTWLTLSSQPILLPAADLDPGAPLYHYPPEHAVADGVVVPAWRDGGAIYPVLSRDMPADAQATPGELRQAQVATAISQHFHGVVRVAERNLRGTLLVETPKEAEDYQRALHADGRLQTQLTGYDSRGLPTQRASEGIPPQVELVIAHGDLPASQDARLGLLYVDRPLSDPERLRAVGLINAPHPDKRAALVVDFHASGMNDAPGQEWMPGSVQVNRDALARDDRRLQGLLPERAEENFHACRDHLAPDWTLGAHGDDIDLNRRRRDLLHRRVTEFGQRLQVAIASEAAFTGEQAAVSARYRSTLHRYSVLRDAVSQLALEEDRFNPEDLRVRHWARERAPAVHEEPLDYQAVAPVEQSDPAGRQQSNEMYTRLRHQLGQTGEEPHLIEQARYNLSQILLSPTGQMRLDALQAFEATQQVSLHGGSGVRTPSRGLAVLEGLFGPTRHQADRISMGALIDVVVAEAHAGPRILFHEHLRDRLEPLLRRHLKEVQVQAVLHAVLSRAHDWPPG, encoded by the coding sequence ATGAGCGTCAACCACGGAAGATTCGGTGTTCGCCACTCGGCGCTGGGCTGGTTGCGTCGACTTGGGTGGAACTACCTGGAAGCACGCGAGCTCGGTCCGCTTCGTGGGCTTCCGGAAAGCACACTGCTGGAGAACCGCCTGTTGCCGTGGCTGCGGCGCTTCCGGTTTGAGCGCCACGGCGAGCTGCTGCCGCTTTCGCCGGAAGGCATCCACGAGATCATTTCCGCAGTAGATACCTGCTGCCACAGCCTCGACTGGGAGGCATCCAGCGCGACCGCGCACCGCCTGCTGGTGGAGGGCGCGCGTACCGTGCAACAGCTGCCGGATGGAAGCCGCACCGAGGTGCTGGTTCCGCTGATCGACTGGGAGCATGTGCAGCGCAACCACTGGGACATGGCCGATGCGGAGCCGTATCCGGATCCGCTCGATCCCGACATCCGCGAGCTGGTCGGATACGTCAATGGCATTCCGTTGGTCGTGCTGGCGTGCGTGGAGCGCGACCGCGAGAAGCGCTGGGGCACCGTCGCTGCCGGAATTTCCCACCTGTGGCGTGGCAAGACCGCCTTTGTTTCGCATCGGCCAGCGCTGCACGCGCAACTGCTGCTGTGCCTGGACCGGCGCGGAGGCTGCTATGCCAGCGTGGGTACGCCGGCCCATGGCTGGATGCGCTGGCGGGAACATGGTTGGAGCCGCGAGAGGGTGGACCAGTTGCGCGAGCGTCCTGTGCCCTTCGCGGAGGTGACGCTGGACCCGCCATGGGCCGCCCATGCCGAACTGCTGCAGGGTGTGCTGGGGCCGGCGCGGTTCCTGCAGTTGCTGCGCGGCTTCCTGCACACCGGTGCGCATGGTCGCCGCTATGTGGCCCGCCCCGGGCAGTTCTTTGCCGTGCAGCATGCCCTGCAGGCACTGCGCTCCCGTGATTTTGAAGGCAGGCGGGGCGGCGGCCAGCTGTGTCTCGCAGCCGGCAGCGGGCTGCAGCGCGCACGGTACTGGCTGCTGCACGCATTGCGGGCAGATCCCGAGTTCGAAGGATTGCGCATACTGCTCCCGGTGGCCCGCCCCACTCCGACGCCGCAGGACCACAAGCGCAGGTCGGGCCCGCAGGCGGCCGACCAGCTCACCGAGTTCCTGGCCGGCCATGCCAGTTCGCCACACGAGGTTCCGCTGCGCGTGTTTCGTGGCTGGGGACGCAAGGCCGCCCCGCCGACGGCTGCAGCGGATGCCGGCACCGAGATCCTGCTGCTGGTCGATGCCAACTTCTGGGAAAGCCCGCCGGCATTGCTGCGCCGCCTGCGTCGCTGCCTGCCGCGTTCGACCTGGCTCACGTTGAGTTCGCAGCCGATCCTGCTGCCCGCCGCGGACCTGGACCCCGGCGCGCCGCTGTACCACTACCCACCGGAGCATGCGGTGGCCGACGGGGTGGTGGTGCCGGCATGGCGCGATGGAGGCGCGATCTACCCGGTGCTGAGTCGCGATATGCCAGCAGATGCGCAGGCCACCCCTGGAGAGCTGCGCCAAGCGCAGGTGGCCACGGCGATCAGCCAGCACTTCCACGGCGTTGTCCGCGTGGCCGAGCGCAACCTGCGCGGCACGCTGCTGGTGGAGACGCCGAAGGAAGCAGAGGACTACCAGCGTGCGCTCCATGCCGATGGGCGCCTGCAGACCCAGTTGACCGGCTACGACAGTCGCGGCCTGCCCACGCAGCGGGCATCGGAAGGCATTCCGCCGCAGGTGGAGCTGGTGATTGCACATGGCGATCTCCCAGCGTCGCAGGACGCGCGGCTGGGCCTGCTGTACGTCGACCGGCCGCTGTCGGACCCCGAGCGCCTGCGCGCGGTGGGGCTGATCAATGCCCCCCACCCGGACAAGCGCGCCGCACTGGTCGTGGACTTCCATGCCAGCGGGATGAATGACGCGCCCGGGCAGGAGTGGATGCCTGGGTCGGTGCAGGTCAACCGCGACGCCCTGGCGCGTGATGATCGGCGCCTGCAGGGGTTGTTGCCGGAACGTGCAGAAGAGAACTTCCACGCCTGCCGTGATCACCTTGCACCGGACTGGACGCTGGGCGCGCATGGCGACGACATCGACCTGAACCGGCGCCGACGTGACCTGCTGCATCGGCGCGTGACCGAGTTCGGCCAGAGGCTTCAGGTAGCCATCGCGTCGGAAGCGGCGTTTACCGGTGAACAGGCCGCTGTGAGCGCGCGCTACCGAAGTACCCTGCATCGCTACTCCGTGCTGCGCGACGCGGTCAGCCAGCTGGCGCTGGAAGAGGACCGTTTCAATCCGGAAGATCTGCGCGTGCGTCACTGGGCACGCGAGCGCGCACCGGCCGTGCACGAGGAGCCGCTGGACTACCAGGCAGTCGCTCCGGTGGAGCAGAGCGACCCGGCAGGAAGACAGCAGTCCAACGAGATGTACACCCGCCTGCGCCACCAGCTCGGCCAGACCGGTGAAGAACCGCATCTGATCGAGCAGGCTCGCTACAACCTGAGCCAGATACTGCTGAGCCCCACCGGCCAGATGCGACTGGACGCACTGCAGGCATTCGAAGCCACACAGCAGGTGTCACTGCACGGTGGCAGCGGCGTCCGTACGCCATCACGCGGTCTGGCGGTACTGGAAGGCCTGTTCGGCCCCACGAGGCACCAGGCCGACCGCATTTCCATGGGCGCTTTGATCGACGTCGTGGTAGCCGAAGCGCACGCCGGTCCCCGCATTCTGTTCCACGAACACCTGCGCGACCGGCTGGAACCCCTGCTGCGCCGACACCTGAAGGAAGTTCAGGTGCAGGCCGTGCTGCACGCAGTCCTGTCGCGCGCGCATGACTGGCCGCCGGGGTGA
- a CDS encoding short-chain fatty acid transporter: MARAALRSAAWAEKWFPDAYVFAVLGVVIVALAAMGFGATPQATAKAFGDGFWSLIPFTMQMAFVVIGGYAVATAPVVARFIELLARVPRTGRGAVVYVGLVSMLASLLSWGFSLVFGGLLVRALARREELHMDYRAAGASAYLGLGAVWAMGLSSSAAQLQANPASMPPGLVEITGVLPFTETIFLWQSIALTAALILVSLLIAWLTAPGPATARTSRDFAGAAQAEPEPLQPRTRAGEWLEYSPLLTVLLSLLAFGWLFSEFASKPVVTAIANLNTYNFLFISLGLLLHWRPRSFLNAVAKAVPSTTGVLIQFPLYGGIAMILTHAVGSGGETLAHRLSTVFVHIATTDTFALVMGIYSAVLGFFVPSGGGKWIIEAPYVMQAANELKAHLGWAVQVYNAAEALPNLINPFWMLPLLGVLGLKARDIVGFTFIQLLVHIPLVLGLLWVLGMTLTYVPPVMP; the protein is encoded by the coding sequence GCGCGCGCCGCGCTGCGTTCGGCGGCATGGGCAGAAAAGTGGTTCCCCGACGCCTACGTGTTCGCGGTGCTGGGCGTGGTGATCGTGGCGCTGGCGGCCATGGGCTTCGGTGCCACCCCGCAGGCCACCGCCAAGGCCTTCGGCGACGGCTTCTGGAGCCTGATTCCCTTCACCATGCAGATGGCCTTCGTGGTCATCGGCGGCTATGCCGTGGCGACCGCGCCGGTGGTGGCACGCTTCATCGAGCTGCTGGCCCGGGTGCCGCGCACCGGCCGGGGCGCGGTGGTGTACGTGGGCCTGGTCAGCATGCTGGCCTCGCTGCTCAGCTGGGGATTCTCGCTGGTGTTCGGCGGGCTGCTGGTGCGGGCACTGGCCCGCCGCGAAGAACTGCACATGGACTACCGCGCTGCCGGTGCCTCGGCGTACCTGGGCCTGGGCGCAGTGTGGGCGATGGGGCTCAGCTCCTCGGCTGCGCAGCTGCAGGCCAACCCGGCCAGCATGCCGCCCGGCCTGGTGGAGATCACCGGCGTGCTGCCCTTCACTGAAACCATCTTCCTGTGGCAGTCGATCGCGCTGACGGCCGCGCTGATCCTGGTCTCGCTGCTGATCGCGTGGCTGACCGCACCGGGCCCGGCGACGGCACGCACTTCACGAGATTTTGCCGGCGCGGCCCAGGCCGAACCGGAGCCGCTGCAGCCGCGCACGCGTGCCGGCGAATGGCTGGAGTACAGCCCGCTGCTCACCGTGCTGCTTTCGCTGCTGGCCTTCGGCTGGTTGTTCAGCGAGTTCGCCAGCAAGCCGGTGGTCACGGCCATTGCCAACCTCAACACCTACAACTTCCTGTTCATTTCGCTGGGCCTGCTGCTGCACTGGCGCCCGCGCAGCTTCCTCAACGCGGTGGCCAAGGCCGTCCCCAGCACCACCGGCGTGCTGATCCAGTTTCCGCTGTATGGCGGCATCGCCATGATCCTTACCCACGCCGTGGGCAGTGGCGGCGAAACCCTCGCGCATCGCCTGTCCACCGTGTTCGTGCATATCGCCACCACCGACACCTTCGCGCTGGTCATGGGCATCTACTCGGCGGTGCTTGGGTTCTTCGTACCCTCCGGCGGCGGCAAGTGGATCATCGAAGCCCCGTATGTGATGCAGGCGGCCAATGAGCTGAAAGCCCACCTCGGCTGGGCGGTGCAGGTCTACAACGCCGCCGAAGCCCTGCCGAACCTGATCAACCCGTTCTGGATGCTGCCGCTGCTCGGCGTGCTGGGCCTGAAGGCCCGCGACATTGTCGGCTTCACCTTCATACAGCTACTGGTGCACATCCCGCTGGTGCTGGGGCTGCTGTGGGTGCTCGGAATGACCCTGACCTATGTGCCGCCGGTAATGCCGTAG
- a CDS encoding N-6 DNA methylase — protein sequence MTTETPATLAALVHARDALGEVRRPDADTHLTLSLLLLKLASDAHQACTPHAAQAPFDRLRSVPFCVPAHARFATLYRQRHAQGNGLRVMTALRVFTLANPRKLGGIFPALQLGDALPSDETRRDEVLLHLLERLALPALNFRGQPGFGNVCISDAVEGLLERPVAGRGPVEAGQVPAALAWLMAALTDPDARESVYDPICRQGTLLLAASRRMRRNGAEGSPAYRYPLYGQEADPLLCAVARLRLLLHGSDNPHLRSRDALEDPLLEDGRLQRFHVALACPPLHLKWISAQAAHDPYLRFLHGTAPRQWAHAALIQHMLATLNPQRGRMVIVVPHGVLFRDGEEARIRQAWLDANLVETVIGLPDRLFAGSSVATALLVLRRVRKDEAVLFIDARGLSTAGKRGPRLDMEGAEALLRLCAKRTSEPGLAHLALLDEITANHGNLSIARYVRPVPVHAATDLATLRSRRAALETTFAAIQQELNAELDALEREFSKLA from the coding sequence ATGACAACCGAAACCCCGGCCACCCTTGCCGCCCTGGTCCATGCGCGTGATGCGCTCGGCGAGGTCAGGCGTCCCGATGCCGACACGCATCTGACCCTGTCCCTGCTCCTGCTCAAGCTGGCCAGCGACGCGCACCAGGCCTGCACCCCGCATGCTGCCCAGGCGCCGTTCGACCGGTTGCGTTCGGTGCCGTTCTGCGTTCCGGCGCATGCGCGATTCGCGACGCTGTACCGGCAACGCCACGCGCAGGGCAACGGGCTGCGGGTCATGACGGCGCTGCGGGTGTTCACGCTGGCCAACCCGCGCAAGCTGGGCGGCATCTTCCCCGCGCTGCAGCTGGGCGATGCGCTGCCTTCCGATGAGACCCGTCGTGACGAGGTGCTGCTGCACCTGCTGGAACGTCTGGCGCTGCCGGCGCTGAACTTCCGTGGGCAGCCCGGCTTTGGCAATGTCTGCATCAGCGATGCCGTGGAAGGTCTGCTGGAGCGCCCGGTGGCCGGGCGCGGCCCGGTCGAGGCGGGCCAGGTACCGGCTGCGTTGGCTTGGTTGATGGCGGCGCTTACCGATCCCGACGCCCGCGAGTCTGTGTACGACCCCATCTGCCGGCAGGGCACGTTGCTGCTGGCTGCCTCGCGCCGGATGCGCAGGAACGGAGCCGAGGGCAGCCCGGCGTACCGCTACCCGTTGTATGGGCAGGAGGCCGACCCGCTGCTGTGTGCCGTTGCTCGCCTGCGCCTGCTGCTGCATGGCAGTGACAACCCGCATCTGCGGTCGCGCGACGCATTGGAGGATCCGCTGCTGGAAGACGGTCGCCTGCAGCGCTTCCACGTGGCGCTGGCCTGTCCGCCGCTGCACCTCAAATGGATCTCCGCACAGGCTGCCCACGACCCGTACCTGCGCTTCCTGCACGGCACCGCACCCCGCCAGTGGGCGCATGCCGCACTGATCCAGCACATGCTGGCCACGCTGAATCCACAGCGCGGACGCATGGTGATAGTAGTGCCGCACGGGGTGCTGTTCCGCGATGGCGAGGAAGCCCGGATCCGCCAGGCATGGCTGGACGCGAACCTGGTGGAAACCGTGATCGGGCTGCCGGACCGCCTGTTCGCCGGGTCGTCGGTAGCGACCGCCCTGCTGGTGCTGCGTAGGGTGCGAAAGGACGAAGCGGTGCTGTTCATCGATGCACGCGGGCTGTCCACTGCGGGCAAGCGTGGTCCGCGCCTCGATATGGAGGGAGCGGAAGCGCTGCTGCGCCTGTGTGCAAAACGTACAAGCGAACCGGGATTGGCGCATCTGGCACTGCTCGATGAGATCACCGCCAACCACGGCAACCTGAGCATTGCGCGTTACGTGCGGCCAGTACCGGTTCACGCCGCTACCGACCTTGCCACTCTGCGTTCACGGCGTGCAGCGCTGGAAACGACATTCGCAGCGATCCAGCAGGAGTTGAACGCCGAGTTGGACGCGCTGGAGCGCGAGTTCTCGAAACTGGCCTGA